The genomic region ttgcaaagcaatcactagcctactgttcagtggagtggctgtgtggtcccaagtctaagattaagggtctcttttcctagtttaaaattataaacattcaacattggccatgctgtcaatgaagcatgatttgtgcagcactcaaaacaactgttaactcaaaactgcaaaatctgactttagtgagttcaagatAACTGAGAACTCAGGGAAAAACGAGCCACGACTGGAAAAATAcgttttaaacttttttttttaaactcggaattgtaaattgggaactcgggcctctttctagagctatgacctgacgtcatcatgattcaaacTTTTTTTTCTGCGAGTTCCCAGTTCTcctgaaagcaccataaatccagagaatgccaggctttgatgacaaaatttgcccacaaaagGACCaccgcaccaccttcctgttcaagtgagcacagcacaacaaggtgggtccaaaaatgtattgtatgcttctgcataaattatgtaatatgccagggagatatgtatactgtaggtaAGAAAGTAATACTCGGTCTATGTTacgtagtaagctgttagtagcccatgtgactCACTCTAATAATTTGGTTTATTTTCACCTCTTAAAATGTTgcttactgttctgacttggtggtgcacatgtagcctataacctgtttttgagaaatgtaatcatcaaatcaaatcaaattttattggtcacataaacatggttagcagatgttaatgtgtgtgtagcgaaatgcttgtgcttctagttccgaccatgcagtaatatctaacaagtaatctaacaatttcacaacaactaccttttacacacaagtgtaaaggaattaataagaatatgtacatttcaatatatggatgagcgatggccgaacggcatagacaagatgagaatattgtaagagctttcattgtttgCTTATATGCCCCATTTATTTATcttatggttctgacttggtgtacagggagaacactgtaagaacggcccatgttctgaattctttATCTGTTCATttcaaaagtgttgaacaaatagttatattgactatgtctgTCCTAGCTCTCTCATTAattaatcaaaattacggatttCCTCTTATTCGCTTTTCGTCCCCTTgtaccatagtttgtacatctcaattgtcagtagaaaccacatttgtttaagcaagtcagccatatccgctatgttttttttaaagacagtaaatgaagctgaatgaactgtttcgctgccagacaaggctcagctgatagccaggtgtagcagtggtaagatgttgggtcTGCTGttaggactctgctgttgggacagctttatataGGCCCTAACCGTTTGTgtgcaccgtttgtcaccattatagtgcaattgatgtattgtttagtgttgtgttgtgcactggctttgctggcatgcatcccacttctttttttttttgcaccaCCAAGATTGatatgctaaaatcgccactgccaACAGCAATAGCATATTTGACGGAAACCAATGAATTAATGAATAACATTGGATGTGGCCATAAAGCGGGTCATTAAGAGATTAATTACAGTGGACTGTCTGCTGCTCCATCCAAGAGCTCTAGTGTGTCGTGCCGTGCCGCTGCCCTGTGTGCTGGACTGAGGAGATGACATGCGTGGCCCCACTCATGCGCACCGATGTGCCCCCCAGGTAACAATAGCTCGCCGTACATGTACACTCAGACTAATGATTAACTGCAGGCAGGCTCGGGAGGTTGGGCCTCAGAGAAGCACGCAAACCACGCAGGTTACACTCATGAAAGACTGCTTCCAGTGATTTATTTTGGTAGCATGTAAATGATCGTGCGTAGGATAATTTGCTTCGCTTCAGTGGAGGGGTGTTATAGCCTAATAAGATCACtgttgtcaatgttgttgttgttcgTTACAGAGAGTGAATCAAATGGACGAGTGGTGGTGCTTTTTTGTTTTCATAAAACAAACTGTACCAATTCTGGACAACCATTGTCAAATTCAAAACTTTTCAAAAATGAAGGATATGTTGATAGGACTATATGAAATTAATAAAacgaataatgtttttttttgcaaatgtaacattaTTTCATACATATTCGGATCGTTGGACCCGCGTCTCCACAAGTCACAATACATTTCGATAGGTGGGCAGAGCTTCATTTGCAACATGGCATTTTGGTTGGCTGGAGGAATATAATGAGATGCTGCGAAATGATCTAAGCTTACGTTGTCATTTTATCcactgcctgtgtgggtgggCGGCTACTCCATATGGTGCGTCTAATCTTACAATTGCATACATACTCTGATGTTCCTCAGGTTGGCCAACATTTCCTGGGTAAAAGTGCAGTGTCCAATATTGTGCGAATTTCATTTGACTGTCAATGGCAAAGGTTGTATAGTGTATCTTTGTATATTTGTATTATCATCGAGGCTATTTGCTATTCGTAATTATTAAAGTATTTACGTACACCATTACTGGAGCTGTGGGCTGCTCCGGTGCGCAGAATGCCGAAGTCTGATAAATAATACTACACCGCATGCAACATTACGCACGCCGTATGATAAACCCCAAGGCAGAATACGTTCTGAGCGTTTTAAATTAACCATGGACATTCATTGTGGTTTAACTTTAAAATGTACATGTTAATAATTGCTTCAGTCTAGAATTGCGAAGCCCATCGTTAAAGTAGCTCCTATTACGCACATAATCTCACCACACTGCATTTTAATGGTTCTTTTCGAGATGGAGTTTAAATTTACCTTCCCGGGGCGCCGCTGGATCCCAAGCCGTCCACATCTGCACGGTGAAGAAAGGTGTCCAGCAAACAATATACGCCAGGACTATGACAAATGTCATTTTAACGGTGGTTATCTTCGCTTTAGAGATGAGCTTTACACTGCTCACCCGGGCGAGCGCATGACCTTTCGAAGTCTTCGGGGTGAGGCTTATACACTGCTCCCTCTTGGTTTTCATTCTAAAGTTTTGCCAGATCTTAAAGCTTATTAGTCCATAGCAAAGGCTCAGTATGGCCACTGGTATGATGTAGATGGTAAGGCTAATCCAAGTTATATACGCTTTGGCACCCCAGGGCTCAACGAAGTCACCCCAGCAGTCATACACTCCGGCTCCAACGTCCTTCAGAGAAAATATGTACATCTGTGGGCTGCTGAACAATAGGCTGAGGACCCACGATATAATCACATAGAAGCGGTCCTTTCTCTTGTGCAGAGACCGAAGCGGCTGACAAATCGCCAAACACCTGTCTACGGACATCAAAACAAGCACATAGGTAGAGGCGAACATTCCGACGATTTGAAGGTATTTCACCAACCTGCACAGGATATCGGGTCCATAGAAACGGAAAGTAATGTCCCAGATAAGTTGTGGCAGGACCTGAAATATAGCCACCACCAGATCCGCGATGCTGAGGTGTTTCATGAAGTAGTACATTCGGGACTGGGTGTGCTTGGTGGTGTGGATGGCCACCAGAACGCACAGGTTCCCAGCCAAGGCAAGGAACAGGACCAGGGCGAGCACGGTCACCTCCACTTTAGCCACCTCGTCGTTCCGTTTCAGGGGGTTAGTCTGGTTTCCCACGGTGGTCCCGTTGCCAAGGGTTGAGTTCCTCCAGGATTTGTTGAATGACCAAAAGTCCTGCTCATTTAATATGGTACTTTCCATTGTGTTGATCGTATCCTCTGCCAGTCCTCGTGCGACGCCCAAAATGCAATTGCAGCAATGTTCAGCCACCGTTAAACAGTCGAGGGTTGTTTTAAAGTACCGCGTATTCTTTGGCTCTTCGTCTTAACAGGTGGCAAGGCAAAGCGTCCTAGTGTGGAGCTGTGTTGTTACCTTTTACGCACGTGGGAAAATGTAATCACAATTTTGCGCTGAAGCCTTATTTCTTATTCATATCCGAATAGGATCAGACACTGAAGGAGAGGAAATAGAGGAAACACATAAACACCTTGTTTTCATTCAAAACAATTAAATTATATAATACCAAATTGAAGGGGCAATCTGAGATTGGTGCATCCATTTTTGTCATTTAAAATGAATGCGATTTGGCTACCCGTGGCTCCTAAGAATACACCTTatacatgcctcatgagcttagttcaactgtcgaaccccatcagaacccaaaatatatgctcatttaattgtaaacaaacattttacagtaaaaaaaatatgGTTAAAACGATAATTTTGATAGCATGGAAGGTCTTTGTATTCATAGCTCTgtctgctttgttattgtttgaaatgTAGATAGACCCTTTTAAACGAAAAAGGAATAGAACCAAATTATATGATTTAAGACATTATTGATAGAGGCTCACCAATGTGTAACACGTTGTCTATCCATATTCTTCAGACATCCAAATTATAATTTAACATAGCCTACAAGTAATAAATAGCCTATTATAATGGGTTTTCCTAATGTAAATGTAGACTACTTACATGTGAATCTGCTTTACCCTCTGTCTTGTAAATAGAATACTGGAACGCCACAGTGTTTTTCTTTTCATAAACCAGTGAGCCTCCCTCACTAGTAGCGATCGGAATGGCCAGCATCATGATATTTATACCACTGGTATCCCTGGCCAAGATGACACATGGAAATGGATTTACACATTATTTCCACTAGGTGTCCATGTGCGCCACTCTTATAGATGATGGCCTAGTACTGAACAATTCACTCCATCTGAAATGAAAACATCTGAAATGAAAACTGTCCTATTGCTGAAAACGAAgtggtcatcatcatcatcatttacCCATGTCAACTAAAATCATATAATGACAAACATAACAAACAATAATAATTAAATGGCTAATTAAATAACTTCACACTAGAGATGAAATATATGGACACTAGCTTTACAGTCGACAGCAGTCGATTTGGCTACAatacagccaatctgtaaatagcacacccaactacctcatccccatatttttaattaccctcttgctctttgcaccccagtatctctacttgcaagtcatcatcatctgcacatctatcacttcattattaatgctaaattgtaattattttagcctctatggcctatttattgccttacatcCCTACCCTTCTACATTTGCATACActatacatagatttttctatttttattttattttgtgttattgactgtatgtctgtttatgtgtaactctgtgttgttgtttttttcacactacttttgctttatcttggccaggtcagttgtaaatgagaacttctcaactggcctacctggttaaataaaggtgaattaaaaaatgtaaataaaaaatagcATGTCTAGTGCAACTTTCCATTTAATTCCATGAATGCCTCTGAAACAATTGTGGAAAAAATGTTATCCCACTGAGCACAcatgttgaatcaatgttgtttccacgtcatttcaatgaaactatgttgaaccaacgtggaatagaagTTTAATTTGTGCCCCAGTTGGTTCTTTCCATCGGCAGCCTGCTGCTCAAGGTAGGTAGGCCTAAATTATTGATCGAATTTAGGATGGTTGTAAATACAAATGTTGACTACATCCATGCCATGCATAACCTTGAAATGGCATATTTGTCTCATTGATGTTGTTTTACAAAGCCTTTCGGCACagaaatctaaatcaaatcaaatcaaatttatttatatagcccttcatacatcagctgatatctcaaagtgctgtacagaaacccagcctaaaaccccaaacagtaagcaatgcaggtgtagaagcacggtggctaggaaaaactccctagaaaggccaaaacctaggaagaaacctagagaggaaccaggctatgtggggtggccagtcctcttctggctgtgccgggtggagattataacagaacatggccaagaaatCTATTCTGTATGCCTGTGATGAACCACACCGCACTACCCCAGCCACTGAAAGGAATGAGCTCGCCTGCATCCGAGTCCCCCGGGCCAGTAGACAAACTTCTTCTGAATTCTAAAAGTCAACAAGTTCCCAAAACGAGCCATAAGAAGAACTAAGAAGTATGGGGTTGCTGGACGATTATTGAGGAAGAAGTCGGCCTATGAGATACTATGCACATAGCCTTAGAAGAGATTACTATGTGTGGACTGACTTGTCTTGGCCTAATCTTAGAACATTATTAGAGGCCTAGTTACCGCTCCTTTGCTTCCTGACTGGAGGTCAATCGGCCCACATGCTGATCTTAAATGCCATAGTTTCAACACTGCTGCTGCTTTTTATGTCACACACATTAGTTTAAAACATGGCAAAGGTTAAAGGGGCTTATTTTCATAATTAGTGAATGGTGTCGCTTAACAGAACAAAATTAGGAGATCTCCATTGTAGATCACTTATAAGCAGTTGAACTGGCAGCCGTTTTGCACTATTTCACTATGGTTTAAGTCATCAATCTTGCAAGATggcagggcctcccgggtggtgcagtggttaagggcgctgttctgcagcgccagctgtgccatcaggttcgcgcccaggctctgtcgtaaccagccgcgaccgggaggtccattgggcgacgcacaattggcctagcattgtctgggttagggagggctcgGTCGgtggggatatccttgtctcatcacacaccagcgactcctgtggtgggccgggcgcagtgcgcgctagccaaggttgccaggtgcacggtgtttcctctgacacattggtgtggctggcttccgggttggatgctcgctgtgttaaagaagcagtgcggctaggttgggttgtgtagtgtattggaggacacatgactttcaaccttcgtctctcccgagcccgtacgggagttgtagcgatgagacaagatagtagctaccacAACAATTGAACATcatgaaattggagagaaaaaaggggtaaaaattcaaacaaaaaaatataaaaaatacaaaatcttGCAAGATGGCAACATTTGATTAATGTAGTAGTTTTTTATTGTGAATGAATAATATTTTTCATTACTTTATAATATGTAGTTATATTCTGTTTTAGGAACATCGACCCAACATATTTCACCTTCTTTATTACTTTACCAAACATATCATTACATTAGTGATAGTCAAAATCTGTTACATTTGTGAATGTCAAAATCAACATTTGGGCCATTTAAACAGCATTTGTCCCTCCTATAGACAAGGGGAGATGGGCTGGGTTTTGTAATTCTGCAATGTGTCTGCCTCACACGTAAAACAAATGTTTGACTTCCACACAAAATTACTTCTTTACTTATTTTAGATTT from Oncorhynchus kisutch isolate 150728-3 linkage group LG5, Okis_V2, whole genome shotgun sequence harbors:
- the oxtra gene encoding oxytocin receptor; amino-acid sequence: MESTILNEQDFWSFNKSWRNSTLGNGTTVGNQTNPLKRNDEVAKVEVTVLALVLFLALAGNLCVLVAIHTTKHTQSRMYYFMKHLSIADLVVAIFQVLPQLIWDITFRFYGPDILCRLVKYLQIVGMFASTYVLVLMSVDRCLAICQPLRSLHKRKDRFYVIISWVLSLLFSSPQMYIFSLKDVGAGVYDCWGDFVEPWGAKAYITWISLTIYIIPVAILSLCYGLISFKIWQNFRMKTKREQCISLTPKTSKGHALARVSSVKLISKAKITTVKMTFVIVLAYIVCWTPFFTVQMWTAWDPAAPREAMPFIISMLLASLNSCCNPWIYMCFAGHLFSDLRQNFVCCSARYLKSSQCHCERDNDSSRKSNSSTYVIKSTSSQRSVTQTSTT